In Pseudomonas sp. DNDY-54, a genomic segment contains:
- a CDS encoding class I SAM-dependent rRNA methyltransferase yields the protein MSSLEQALRAAYRHRETLLSQLHDQGTDCYRLFHGSQEGAPGLTADRYGPLLLVQSFHQPLERDTLLTMHAQLCASLGKPLLLVYNDRSQTNSRIDRTDPVYRADEAARGDQIGREWGLNYRVRARHSGQDPLLFLDLRNARGWVKGHSANKSVLNLFAYTCGVGLCAAAGGAREVCNLDFAESNLAVGRENNALNPELPPMQFIQSDYFPAIRQLAGLPVSQRRGRALPDYPRLEPKQFDLVLLDPPAWSKSAFGTVDLLRDYQSLLKPALLATADNGVLVCCNNLAKVSLDDWREQVLRCAIKAGRPVRDCQVLSPASDFPTTDGRAPLKILTLQL from the coding sequence ATGTCATCTCTCGAACAGGCGCTGCGCGCCGCGTACCGCCACCGCGAAACGCTGCTAAGCCAACTGCACGACCAGGGCACCGACTGCTACCGCCTGTTTCATGGCAGTCAGGAAGGCGCCCCAGGCCTGACGGCCGATCGTTATGGTCCGCTGTTACTGGTCCAAAGCTTCCATCAGCCACTCGAGCGCGACACGCTGCTAACAATGCATGCACAGCTTTGTGCGAGCCTTGGCAAGCCCCTGTTGCTGGTCTACAACGATCGCTCACAGACGAACTCGCGTATTGATCGCACCGATCCGGTGTACCGTGCCGATGAAGCGGCTCGGGGGGATCAGATTGGCCGCGAATGGGGGCTTAACTACCGCGTCCGCGCGCGACACAGTGGACAGGATCCGCTGCTGTTTCTTGATCTGCGAAATGCGCGCGGCTGGGTCAAGGGCCACAGTGCCAACAAGTCCGTGCTCAACCTGTTCGCATACACCTGCGGCGTAGGCCTATGTGCAGCCGCCGGTGGCGCACGCGAGGTCTGCAATCTGGACTTCGCCGAGAGCAATCTTGCTGTCGGGCGCGAAAACAATGCGCTCAATCCAGAATTACCGCCGATGCAGTTCATCCAATCGGACTACTTTCCCGCTATCCGTCAGCTGGCGGGTTTACCGGTTTCGCAGCGGCGCGGTCGAGCGCTCCCTGATTACCCCCGCTTGGAACCAAAACAGTTCGACCTGGTACTGCTCGATCCGCCGGCGTGGTCGAAAAGTGCATTCGGCACGGTCGACCTGCTTCGCGACTACCAAAGCCTACTCAAGCCCGCCCTGCTCGCGACTGCGGACAATGGTGTCCTCGTCTGCTGCAACAATCTCGCGAAAGTCAGCCTGGATGATTGGCGCGAACAGGTTCTGCGCTGCGCGATCAAGGCCGGGCGGCCGGTGCGCGACTGCCAGGTGCTGTCCCCGGCATCGGACTTTCCCACAACGGATGGCCGGGCGCCGCTGAAGATTCTCACACTGCAATTGTGA
- a CDS encoding acetyl-CoA C-acetyltransferase: protein MQEVVIVAATRTPVGSFQGALANIPAVELGATVIRRLLQQSGIDAADVDEVILGQVLTAGAGQNPARQAAIKAGLPHAVPAMTLNKVCGSGLKAVHLAAQAIRCGDADVVIAGGMENMSQAPYVMPAARTGLRMGHGKLVDSMIQDGLWDAFNDYHMGITAENLVARYGISREDQDAFAAASQQKAVAAIEAGRFRDEITPIEIPQRRGEPLLFDTDEQPRAGTTAESLAKLKPAFKSDGSVTAGNASSLNDGAAAVLLMSADKAKTLGLPVLARIASYANAGVDPAIMGIGPVSASRRCLEKAGWTLEAVDLIEANEAFAAQALSVGKELGWDAEKVNVNGGAIAIGHPIGASGCRILVTLLHEMLRRDAHKGLATLCIGGGQGVALAIER, encoded by the coding sequence ATGCAAGAAGTCGTCATTGTTGCCGCCACTCGCACCCCTGTCGGCAGTTTTCAAGGCGCGCTGGCTAACATTCCGGCCGTCGAGCTGGGCGCCACGGTCATTCGGCGTTTGCTTCAGCAATCTGGTATCGATGCCGCTGATGTCGATGAAGTCATCCTCGGCCAGGTTCTTACCGCCGGGGCCGGGCAGAACCCGGCACGCCAGGCGGCCATCAAGGCCGGGCTGCCTCATGCCGTGCCGGCAATGACGCTCAACAAGGTTTGCGGCTCCGGCCTGAAGGCCGTACACCTCGCGGCTCAGGCAATTCGCTGTGGCGATGCTGACGTAGTCATCGCCGGAGGAATGGAGAACATGAGCCAGGCGCCCTACGTCATGCCCGCCGCGCGCACCGGCCTGCGCATGGGTCACGGCAAACTGGTCGACAGCATGATTCAGGATGGCCTGTGGGACGCCTTCAATGATTACCACATGGGCATCACAGCGGAAAACCTCGTCGCTAGGTACGGCATCTCCCGCGAGGATCAGGATGCCTTCGCCGCCGCTTCGCAGCAAAAGGCCGTAGCCGCTATCGAGGCCGGACGTTTTCGCGATGAGATCACACCCATCGAGATCCCTCAGCGAAGGGGCGAACCTCTGCTATTCGATACCGATGAACAGCCACGCGCCGGCACCACGGCCGAAAGCCTGGCGAAACTCAAACCAGCATTCAAGAGCGATGGCAGCGTCACCGCCGGCAACGCTTCCAGCCTCAATGACGGGGCGGCCGCAGTGCTGCTGATGAGCGCTGACAAGGCAAAAACGTTAGGCCTGCCCGTACTGGCGCGCATCGCCAGCTACGCCAATGCAGGGGTCGACCCGGCAATCATGGGCATCGGCCCGGTATCCGCCAGCCGTCGTTGTCTGGAGAAAGCTGGATGGACGCTCGAGGCGGTCGACCTGATCGAAGCCAACGAGGCTTTCGCCGCGCAGGCGTTGTCGGTGGGTAAGGAGCTCGGCTGGGACGCGGAGAAGGTCAACGTAAACGGTGGCGCCATTGCGATCGGTCATCCGATCGGCGCGTCGGGTTGCCGCATCCTCGTGACCCTTCTGCACGAAATGCTCCGCCGCGACGCCCATAAAGGGTTGGCCACGTTGTGTATTGGCGGCGGCCAAGGTGTGGCACTGGCGATCGAACGCTAG
- a CDS encoding oxygenase MpaB family protein — MEIIRHHIESQVLSLTGLAIGGVDYENPPGDPGLFGPDSVCWRVHGDFTSMMVGGISALLLQALHPLALAGVWDHSNFRQDLLGRLRRTGQFISGTTFGSQADAQRLIERVRAIHLNVTGHAADGRPYAAYDPDLLTWVHVAEVSSFLKAHLRYLNPALSSSDQDRYYAEVALIAESLGAHGVPRSRAQIADYLQGIRPQLRCDDRSREIMHVLFNAPAPSALARPFGALMMQAGVELLPDWASDMLDLRQTLRQRQLIQLGVRRTAPILRWAVRSGSVHRARRRMGLPIR; from the coding sequence ATGGAAATTATTCGACACCATATCGAATCGCAGGTGCTGAGCCTTACCGGACTGGCAATAGGCGGTGTCGACTACGAAAACCCGCCGGGCGATCCGGGCCTGTTCGGGCCGGACTCGGTGTGCTGGCGCGTCCACGGCGATTTCACCTCAATGATGGTCGGCGGCATCTCCGCGCTGCTGCTCCAGGCGCTGCATCCGCTTGCGCTCGCCGGGGTATGGGATCATTCGAATTTTCGTCAAGATCTGCTCGGCCGGCTCCGCCGCACCGGACAGTTTATTTCCGGGACAACGTTCGGCAGCCAGGCTGATGCCCAGCGCCTGATCGAGCGTGTCCGGGCGATTCACTTGAACGTCACGGGCCATGCCGCTGACGGTCGGCCTTACGCTGCCTACGATCCGGATCTGCTGACCTGGGTACACGTCGCCGAGGTCAGCAGCTTTCTCAAGGCGCATTTGCGCTATCTCAATCCGGCCCTCAGCAGCAGCGATCAGGATCGCTACTACGCGGAGGTGGCCTTGATCGCCGAGTCGCTCGGTGCGCATGGCGTACCGCGCTCCCGAGCGCAGATAGCCGACTATCTGCAGGGCATACGGCCGCAATTGCGATGCGACGACCGCTCGCGGGAGATCATGCACGTGCTCTTTAACGCACCGGCACCCAGCGCGTTGGCTCGTCCGTTCGGTGCGTTGATGATGCAAGCCGGGGTCGAATTGCTGCCGGATTGGGCGAGCGACATGCTTGATTTGCGGCAGACCCTACGTCAACGCCAGCTGATCCAGCTCGGCGTCAGGCGTACTGCACCCATACTGCGCTGGGCGGTACGCAGCGGTTCGGTGCACCGCGCGCGCCGGCGGATGGGCCTCCCTATCCGCTAG
- the pgi gene encoding glucose-6-phosphate isomerase: MSYYQHPLDATGLSSWKALEEHRLSMQHFSMREAFKADPTRFNDLSVSCCGLFLDYSKNLITPETRTLLVNLAREAGVEQAARAMFEGERINASENRPVLHTALRRPMGDSVMVDGQNIMRDVHTALAQMTDIVTRIHNNLWRGFSDKTITDVVNIGIGGSFLGPQLVSEALLPFTQHGVRTHYLANIDGSEFREVTAKLNVETTLFIISSKTFGTLETLKNAQAARTWYLGKGGTEEKLYRHFIAVTSNKKAAVEFGIREKNIFPMWDWVGGRYSLWSAIGLPIALAIGMSNFKDLLSGAYSMDQHFLNEPFESNMPVLLAMLGVWYHNFWGAQSYAFLPYDHYLRNFVKHLQQMDMESNGKSVRQDGTPVSCTTGPVIWGGVGANGQHAYHQLLHQGTPLIPADFIVPVVSHNPVADHHEWLYANCLSQSQALMLGKTRGEAEAELRSKGLNDAEIARLAPHKVIPGNRPSNTVVMETISPGRLGALIALYEHKVFVQGVIWGINSFDQWGVELGKDLGKAVYGQMTSFDAPPAEDASTQGLIDFFRGRHRG; encoded by the coding sequence ATGAGCTACTATCAGCACCCTCTCGATGCTACTGGCCTGTCGTCCTGGAAGGCCTTGGAAGAACACCGTCTGTCCATGCAGCATTTCAGCATGCGCGAGGCGTTCAAGGCCGACCCGACACGCTTCAATGACCTGTCGGTTTCCTGCTGTGGCCTTTTTCTCGATTATTCGAAGAACCTCATTACCCCGGAAACCCGTACGCTGCTGGTGAACCTCGCTCGGGAGGCCGGCGTTGAGCAGGCCGCTCGTGCGATGTTTGAGGGCGAGCGGATCAATGCTTCTGAAAACCGCCCCGTGCTCCACACTGCACTGCGCCGCCCAATGGGCGATTCGGTCATGGTGGACGGACAGAACATCATGCGCGACGTGCACACGGCTCTCGCACAGATGACGGACATCGTCACCCGCATTCACAACAACCTCTGGCGCGGTTTCAGCGATAAGACCATCACCGACGTGGTGAACATCGGCATCGGTGGCTCGTTCCTTGGGCCACAGCTCGTTTCCGAAGCACTGCTGCCATTTACCCAGCATGGCGTACGCACCCACTACCTCGCCAACATCGATGGCAGTGAATTCCGTGAAGTGACCGCCAAGCTGAACGTCGAAACCACACTGTTCATCATTTCCAGCAAGACCTTCGGCACCCTCGAGACGTTGAAGAACGCCCAAGCCGCGCGGACCTGGTACCTGGGTAAAGGCGGCACCGAAGAGAAGCTCTACCGCCACTTCATCGCCGTTACGAGCAACAAAAAGGCAGCGGTCGAGTTCGGGATACGTGAAAAAAATATCTTCCCGATGTGGGACTGGGTGGGGGGCCGCTATTCACTATGGTCGGCAATTGGTTTGCCTATCGCATTGGCCATTGGCATGTCCAACTTCAAGGATCTGCTGTCCGGTGCCTACAGCATGGACCAGCATTTCCTGAACGAGCCGTTCGAAAGCAATATGCCAGTGCTGCTGGCAATGCTCGGCGTCTGGTACCACAACTTCTGGGGCGCGCAGAGCTATGCCTTCCTGCCGTACGACCATTATCTGCGCAACTTCGTTAAACACCTTCAGCAGATGGACATGGAGTCCAACGGCAAGAGTGTCCGTCAAGACGGTACGCCGGTGTCCTGTACCACCGGACCTGTGATCTGGGGAGGAGTTGGTGCCAACGGTCAACATGCGTATCACCAGCTGCTTCACCAAGGTACGCCACTGATTCCGGCCGACTTTATCGTGCCAGTGGTCAGCCACAACCCCGTGGCGGATCACCATGAGTGGTTGTATGCCAACTGCCTGTCGCAGAGCCAGGCATTGATGCTCGGCAAGACCCGTGGAGAAGCAGAAGCAGAGCTGCGCTCAAAGGGCCTGAACGACGCGGAAATCGCGCGTCTCGCGCCGCATAAGGTCATTCCAGGCAACCGTCCAAGCAACACGGTAGTCATGGAAACCATTAGCCCGGGCCGCTTGGGCGCACTGATCGCACTCTACGAGCACAAGGTGTTTGTGCAGGGTGTGATCTGGGGAATCAACTCGTTTGACCAGTGGGGCGTGGAGCTTGGCAAGGACCTGGGCAAGGCAGTCTACGGTCAGATGACCAGCTTCGATGCGCCGCCCGCCGAAGACGCCTCGACGCAGGGACTGATCGATTTCTTCCGGGGTCGTCACCGCGGCTGA
- the panD gene encoding aspartate 1-decarboxylase, whose amino-acid sequence MHAIMLKAKLHRAQVTHSVLDYEGSCAIDGDWLDLAGIREYEQIQIYNVDNGERFTTYAIRGEEGSKIISVNGAAAHKAGVGHRLIICAYAHYSEAELASFKPHVLYMGADGNLSHTSNAIPVQVA is encoded by the coding sequence ATGCACGCCATCATGCTCAAGGCCAAACTGCACCGCGCCCAGGTGACCCACTCGGTGCTGGACTATGAAGGATCATGCGCCATCGACGGCGACTGGCTGGATCTGGCCGGAATCCGCGAATACGAGCAGATCCAGATTTATAACGTCGATAACGGCGAGCGCTTCACGACGTACGCTATCCGTGGTGAAGAAGGCTCGAAGATTATCTCGGTTAACGGCGCAGCCGCCCACAAGGCCGGCGTAGGGCATCGCCTGATCATTTGCGCTTACGCCCATTACAGCGAAGCCGAACTGGCGAGCTTCAAGCCACACGTGCTCTACATGGGCGCCGATGGCAACCTCAGCCATACCAGTAATGCCATACCGGTTCAGGTCGCCTGA
- the panC gene encoding pantoate--beta-alanine ligase yields MNVVRTVADLRAAVTRARNDGKRIGFVPTMGNLHAGHIALVKKAGQRADFVVASIFVNPLQFGPNEDLANYPRTLTADQDKLFEAGCHLLFAPSVEEMYPHGQAMQTIVRVPGVSEGLCGGSRPGHFDGVSTVVTKLFNMVLPDLAVFGQKDFQQLAVIRTMVRDLNMPVQIIGEPIVRAEDGLALSSRNGYLSTEERALAPMLYRILGEMAEAIRNGDRNFPALLAHGHQALLTAGLRPDYLEIRNAVDLQPAASDTNELVILVAAFLGKTRLIDNLIVDATQPSPL; encoded by the coding sequence ATGAACGTGGTTAGAACCGTAGCTGACTTGCGCGCCGCGGTGACCCGTGCGCGTAACGATGGCAAGCGTATCGGCTTCGTGCCGACCATGGGCAATCTCCACGCTGGCCATATCGCGCTGGTGAAAAAGGCAGGCCAGCGCGCCGACTTCGTGGTTGCCAGCATTTTTGTGAATCCTCTGCAGTTCGGCCCCAACGAAGACCTTGCCAACTACCCACGTACGCTCACCGCCGATCAGGACAAGCTCTTCGAGGCTGGCTGCCATCTATTGTTCGCGCCCAGCGTCGAGGAGATGTATCCCCACGGTCAGGCCATGCAGACCATTGTCCGGGTGCCAGGCGTATCCGAGGGCCTGTGCGGCGGAAGCCGGCCGGGGCATTTCGACGGGGTCTCAACGGTCGTGACCAAGCTATTCAACATGGTGCTTCCCGATCTCGCAGTGTTTGGCCAGAAGGACTTTCAGCAGTTGGCTGTGATCCGCACCATGGTCCGCGACCTGAACATGCCCGTACAGATCATCGGCGAGCCAATCGTACGTGCCGAAGACGGCTTGGCGTTGTCATCGCGCAACGGTTACCTCAGCACCGAGGAACGCGCCCTTGCACCGATGCTGTATCGCATCTTGGGCGAAATGGCCGAGGCGATTCGCAATGGGGATCGCAATTTCCCAGCGCTGCTGGCGCACGGCCATCAGGCATTGCTGACTGCCGGTCTACGACCCGATTATCTGGAGATCCGCAATGCTGTGGACCTCCAGCCTGCCGCCTCGGATACCAACGAGCTGGTCATTCTTGTCGCTGCTTTCCTCGGCAAGACACGCCTGATCGACAACCTGATCGTGGATGCCACCCAGCCCTCGCCGCTGTAA
- the panB gene encoding 3-methyl-2-oxobutanoate hydroxymethyltransferase, which translates to MPDVTLTTLQGLKQKGEKIVMLTCYDATFAKTACEAGVEMLLIGDSLGMVLQGHDSTLPVTIEEMAYHTACVKRGNRGAMIVADLPFMANATLEQTLNNSATLMKAGAHMVKVEGAAWLADSIRLLTERGIPVCAHMGLTPQAVNVFGGYKVQGRQVGQAQQMIADAKALEAAGAAMLLLECVPSELAARITEAVAVPVIGIGAGNATDGQVLVLHDMLGLSLSGRAPKFVKNFMHEHGDIPTAIAAYARAVKAVEFPAAEHGFSA; encoded by the coding sequence ATGCCAGACGTAACTCTGACCACCCTGCAAGGCCTCAAGCAGAAAGGCGAAAAGATCGTCATGCTCACCTGCTATGACGCGACCTTCGCCAAAACCGCCTGCGAAGCCGGGGTCGAGATGCTACTGATCGGCGACTCGCTAGGTATGGTCCTGCAGGGGCACGACAGCACCCTACCGGTGACCATTGAAGAAATGGCCTACCACACCGCCTGCGTCAAACGTGGCAACCGCGGCGCAATGATTGTTGCGGACCTACCGTTCATGGCCAACGCGACGCTTGAGCAGACGCTGAACAACTCCGCAACGCTGATGAAAGCCGGCGCGCACATGGTCAAGGTCGAGGGCGCGGCATGGCTGGCTGACTCCATTCGTTTACTGACCGAACGCGGCATTCCGGTCTGTGCCCACATGGGCCTGACCCCACAGGCGGTGAACGTTTTCGGCGGCTACAAGGTTCAGGGGCGCCAGGTAGGACAGGCGCAACAGATGATTGCGGACGCCAAGGCGCTGGAGGCGGCCGGGGCCGCGATGCTGCTGCTCGAGTGCGTCCCCAGCGAACTGGCCGCTCGGATCACCGAGGCCGTAGCGGTGCCCGTCATCGGCATCGGCGCCGGCAATGCCACAGATGGGCAGGTGCTTGTACTGCACGACATGCTCGGTTTATCGCTGAGTGGCCGCGCACCGAAGTTCGTCAAAAACTTCATGCACGAACATGGCGATATCCCGACTGCGATTGCCGCCTATGCCCGGGCGGTGAAAGCAGTTGAATTCCCCGCAGCCGAACATGGGTTTTCCGCATGA
- the folK gene encoding 2-amino-4-hydroxy-6-hydroxymethyldihydropteridine diphosphokinase: MERVYIGLGSNLAEPREQLRGALKALTAIPSSQLIAVSSLYISDPLGPPDQPRYNNAVAALDTSLPPLELLDALQAIEQAHGRARKAERWGPRTLDLDILLYGDRLLDEPRLTVPHYHLHARAFVLYPLAEVAPESLQLADGRRLADLLAACPYTGLERADHAL, encoded by the coding sequence ATGGAACGGGTTTACATTGGTCTGGGCAGCAACTTGGCCGAGCCACGCGAGCAGCTGCGCGGCGCGCTCAAGGCGTTGACAGCCATTCCTTCATCGCAGCTGATCGCTGTGTCGTCGTTGTATATCAGTGACCCGCTCGGCCCTCCTGACCAGCCCCGCTACAACAATGCGGTCGCCGCGCTGGATACGTCGTTGCCCCCTCTGGAGTTGCTCGATGCACTGCAGGCGATCGAGCAGGCGCACGGCCGGGCACGCAAGGCTGAGCGCTGGGGCCCGCGGACGTTGGATCTGGATATTCTGCTTTACGGCGACCGTCTACTCGACGAGCCCCGCCTGACGGTACCTCACTACCACCTCCACGCCCGGGCCTTCGTCCTTTATCCATTAGCAGAAGTGGCGCCGGAAAGCTTGCAGCTGGCCGATGGACGCCGCCTGGCCGATCTGCTCGCGGCCTGTCCCTATACCGGCCTTGAGCGCGCGGATCACGCCCTGTAA
- a CDS encoding polynucleotide adenylyltransferase PcnB has product MLKKLFQSFRSPLRRFPHPRRTPEILSSRQHSLHRNDLSRHAVSVVERLQHAGYEAYVVGGCVRDLLLDLDPKDYDVATSATPEQVRAEFRNARVIGRRFKLVHVHFGREIIEVATFRANHPEADDDEDSHLASRNESGRILRDNVYGTLEDDAQRRDFTINALYYDPSSERILDHTHGVRDIRNRLIRLIGDPEQRYQEDPVRMLRAVRFAAKLDFEIEQHSAEPIADLADLLNDVPAARLFDEIIKLFLSGKAERTFELLLEYDLFAPLFPASAEALDDNPEYTETLIRNALANTDQRIAQGKPVTPAFLFAALLWPALPARVAEAQARGLPPIPAMQEAAHDLIWEQCQRTAIPKRFTMPMREIWDMQERLPRRQGRRADQLLDNPRFRAGYDFLLLRESAGEETEGLGDWWTEYQEASDSERRTMIRGLSTKDDGGAPRKRRRSGRRKRGPNDSAPVPAE; this is encoded by the coding sequence ATGCTGAAAAAGCTGTTCCAGTCTTTTCGTTCTCCCTTGCGCCGCTTCCCGCATCCTCGTCGCACACCCGAAATACTGTCCAGCCGGCAGCATTCGCTGCATCGCAATGACCTGAGCCGACACGCCGTCAGCGTAGTCGAGCGACTCCAACACGCCGGTTACGAGGCCTATGTAGTAGGCGGCTGCGTACGCGACCTGTTGCTGGACCTGGACCCCAAAGATTACGACGTCGCCACCAGCGCGACGCCCGAGCAGGTCCGGGCCGAGTTCCGCAATGCGCGCGTGATCGGCCGACGCTTCAAGCTGGTCCACGTGCATTTCGGCCGCGAAATCATCGAAGTGGCCACTTTCCGTGCGAACCATCCGGAGGCGGACGATGACGAAGACAGCCACCTGGCGTCCCGCAACGAGAGCGGGCGAATATTGCGTGACAACGTCTACGGCACACTGGAAGACGACGCTCAGCGCCGCGATTTCACCATTAACGCGCTGTATTACGATCCGTCGAGCGAGCGCATCCTCGACCATACCCATGGCGTTCGTGACATTCGCAACCGGCTGATCCGCCTGATTGGCGATCCCGAGCAGCGCTACCAGGAAGACCCCGTGCGTATGCTTCGCGCAGTCCGCTTCGCCGCGAAGCTTGACTTCGAGATCGAACAGCACAGCGCTGAGCCCATCGCCGATCTCGCAGACCTCCTGAATGACGTCCCTGCCGCGCGACTGTTCGACGAAATCATCAAGCTGTTCCTGAGTGGCAAGGCCGAGCGAACCTTCGAGCTGCTGCTGGAATACGATCTGTTCGCCCCGCTGTTCCCGGCGAGTGCCGAAGCCCTGGACGACAATCCGGAATACACCGAAACACTGATTCGCAACGCCTTGGCCAATACCGACCAGCGCATTGCCCAAGGCAAACCTGTGACGCCGGCGTTCCTGTTCGCGGCGTTGCTCTGGCCGGCATTGCCGGCGCGTGTCGCCGAAGCCCAGGCGCGAGGGCTGCCGCCTATTCCGGCGATGCAGGAAGCCGCACACGATTTAATCTGGGAACAATGCCAGCGCACCGCAATACCGAAGCGTTTCACGATGCCCATGCGCGAAATATGGGATATGCAGGAGCGCTTGCCACGCCGCCAAGGCCGTCGCGCCGACCAGCTACTGGACAATCCGCGTTTCCGCGCGGGGTATGACTTTCTCCTTCTTCGCGAAAGCGCCGGCGAGGAGACCGAAGGCCTTGGTGACTGGTGGACCGAGTATCAGGAAGCCAGCGACAGCGAGCGTCGCACTATGATTCGCGGCCTTAGTACCAAGGATGATGGCGGCGCCCCCCGCAAACGTCGCCGCAGCGGACGTCGCAAGCGCGGCCCGAACGACAGCGCACCGGTTCCCGCCGAGTAA
- a CDS encoding sigma-54-dependent transcriptional regulator has protein sequence MSHILIVEDETIIRSALRRLLERNQYEVSEAGSVQEAQERFSIPGFDLIVSDLRLPGAPGTELIKLAEGTPVLIMTSYASLRSAVDSMKMGAVDYIAKPFDHDEMLQTVARILHDRQHATTAPATTSRNTSAPAAAGDNDSANGEIGIIGRCGPMQDLFTKIRKVAPTDSNVLIQGESGTGKELVARALHNLSRRAKAPMISVNCAAIPETLIESELFGHEKGAFTGASAGRAGLVEAADGGTLFLDEIGELPLEAQARLLRVLQEGEIRRVGSTQSQKVDVRLIAATHRDLKTLAKNGQFREDLYYRLHVIALKLPPLRDRGSDVLEIAKAFLARQGERMGAEELHFSREAEQAVRLYTWPGNVRELENAIERAAILSESEEISAELLGIDIELDSLDDDFDEPCTPLSSGVSTSNEPTEDLSLEDYFQHFVLEHQDHMTETELARKLGISRKCLWERRQRLGIPRRKSTAAG, from the coding sequence ATGTCACATATTCTGATCGTCGAAGACGAAACCATCATCCGCTCCGCCTTGCGCCGACTTCTCGAACGCAACCAGTACGAGGTCAGCGAAGCCGGTTCGGTTCAGGAAGCTCAAGAGCGCTTCAGCATTCCGGGTTTCGATCTGATCGTCAGTGATCTGCGCCTGCCCGGCGCGCCCGGCACCGAGTTGATCAAGCTTGCCGAGGGCACCCCGGTGCTGATCATGACCAGCTACGCGAGCCTGCGCTCCGCCGTGGACTCGATGAAAATGGGCGCGGTCGACTACATCGCCAAACCCTTCGATCACGATGAAATGCTGCAGACCGTCGCCCGCATTCTCCACGACCGGCAGCATGCCACCACGGCTCCCGCTACCACGTCCCGTAACACCTCGGCTCCGGCCGCGGCGGGTGATAACGATTCCGCGAACGGCGAGATTGGCATTATTGGACGCTGCGGCCCGATGCAGGATCTGTTCACCAAGATCCGCAAGGTTGCACCCACCGATTCCAATGTGTTGATTCAGGGTGAGTCGGGCACCGGCAAGGAGCTCGTCGCTCGCGCCCTGCACAATCTCTCCCGCCGCGCCAAAGCACCGATGATCTCGGTCAACTGCGCCGCCATTCCAGAAACCCTGATTGAGTCTGAGCTCTTTGGCCACGAGAAAGGCGCGTTCACCGGCGCCAGCGCCGGCCGCGCCGGCCTGGTTGAGGCGGCGGATGGCGGCACCTTGTTCCTGGATGAGATCGGCGAATTGCCACTGGAAGCCCAGGCGCGGCTGTTACGTGTGTTACAGGAAGGCGAAATCCGGCGTGTCGGCTCTACCCAGTCGCAGAAGGTCGACGTTCGCTTGATCGCCGCAACTCACCGTGACCTGAAAACCCTGGCCAAAAACGGACAGTTTCGAGAAGACCTCTACTACCGATTGCATGTGATCGCGCTGAAGCTGCCGCCCTTGCGTGATCGCGGCTCAGACGTGCTGGAAATCGCCAAGGCCTTCCTGGCACGGCAAGGTGAACGCATGGGCGCAGAGGAGTTGCACTTCTCTCGGGAGGCCGAGCAGGCGGTACGGCTGTACACCTGGCCGGGGAACGTGCGCGAACTGGAGAATGCCATTGAACGGGCCGCGATTCTCAGCGAGAGCGAGGAGATCAGCGCGGAACTGCTGGGTATCGATATCGAGCTCGATAGCCTCGATGATGATTTCGATGAGCCCTGCACGCCGTTGAGTTCGGGCGTCTCGACCAGCAATGAGCCCACCGAGGATCTGTCACTGGAGGACTATTTCCAGCACTTCGTGCTCGAGCATCAGGATCACATGACCGAGACCGAACTCGCACGCAAGCTGGGTATCAGCCGCAAGTGCTTGTGGGAACGCCGTCAACGGCTTGGCATCCCGCGGCGCAAATCGACCGCAGCTGGGTAG